One region of Glycine max cultivar Williams 82 chromosome 9, Glycine_max_v4.0, whole genome shotgun sequence genomic DNA includes:
- the LOC100810166 gene encoding protein PIN-LIKES 3, with product MGFIKLFSVASFPVIKVLLITALGLFLALDNISILGEDARKKVNQLVFYVFNPSLVGSNLAKTITFESVVKLWFMPVNILGTFILGSALGWILIKMTRPPKRMEGLILGCCSAGNLGNLPMIIIAAICKQEGSPFGEPDLCNQYGMAYAALSMAIGAVFLWSYVYNLMRISSSRIQNEDRTSNDSSMLKASADISVSHPHNFSKTLNTTKGTVDNAYTILLPETNSEEKVSFPSKIKHYVRMISSHLNFKSMFAPSTLGAIAGFIIGVVPQIRNFMIGNNAPLHVVEDSASMLGEAAIPTVTLIMGANLLKGLKGTTAPVWTIVGIVVVRYIFLPLLGIAVVKGAMHLSLVHSDALYQFVLLLQYALPPAMNIGTIAQLFGSGESECSVIMLWTYALASIAVTLWSTFFMWLVS from the exons ATGGGGTTTATAAAGCTGTTTTCTGTTGCCTCTTTCCCGGTTATCAAGGTCTTATTGATTACTGCACTTGGCTTGTTTCTTGCACTGGATAACATATCAATATTGGGAGAAGATGCAAGGAAGAAAGTGAATCAG CTTGTGTTTTATGTGTTTAATCCATCGCTGGTGGGTAGCAATCTGGCCAAAACCATTACTTTTGAGAGTGTTGTTAAGTT GTGGTTCATGCCGGTGAATATTCTTGGAACATTCATATTAGGCTCGGCCTTGGGATGGATTTTGATTAAGATGACAAGGCCTCCCAAACGCATGGAAGGTCTAATCTTGGGTTGTTGTTCTGCTG GAAATTTAGGGAACCTGCCTATGATCATTATTGCAGCTATATGTAAACAGGAAGGCAGCCCTTTTGGAGAACCTGATCTCTGCAATCAATATGGGATGGCTTATGCTGCACTTTCTATGGCG ATTGGAGCAGTTTTTCTATGGTCATATGTTTACAACTTAATGCGGATTTCCTCAAGTAGAATCCAAAATGAAGACCGTACAAGCAATGACAGCAGCATGTTGAAGGCTTCAGCAGACATATCAGTTTCACACCCacacaatttttcaaaaacacttAATACTACAAAAGGCACCGTGGATAATGCATATACCATACTGCTACCTGAAACAAATTCGGAGGAAAAA GTTTCATTCCCAAGTAAAATTAAGCACTACGTTAGGATGATCTCAAGCCACTTAAATTTCAAATCCATGTTTGCGCCATCAACCCTCGGAGCA ATTGCTGGTTTTATCATTGGTGTAGTCCCCCAAATACGTAATTTCATGATAGGCAATAATGCCCCGCTTCATGTGGTCGAAGACTCAGCTTCCATGTTAGG TGAGGCAGCCATCCCTACTGTCACTCTAATAATGGGTGCAAACCTACTTAAAG GTTTGAAAGGAACAACTGCTCCAGTGTGGACCATTGTGGGAATTGTAGTGGTCAGATATATTTTCCTGCCTCTTTTGGGTATTGCAGTTGTCAAAGGTGCTATGCACTTGAGTTTGGTGCATTCAGATGCCTTGTATCAGTTTGTGCTTCTACTTCAATATGCACTTCCACCAGCCATGAATATAG GCACTATTGCTCAATTGTTCGGATCTGGTGAAAGTGAATGTTCTGTTATCATGCTATGGACATATGCTTTAGCATCTATTGCAGTTACCCTTTGGTCAACTTTCTTCATGTGGCTAGTGTCTTGA